The genomic segment atatatatatatatatatatatatatatatatatatatatatatatatatcaatgactaATATCCGAGTTAGTAATTGATATCAGTATTCTAGTAATGAAAAGTTCCGATGGCATATATGCAAGACAACTGTCACTGAATCATAACTGATCCTGACAGTCAAAAAAACTTCCTCTATATGACAAAGCATTGGAATTTGACCCTCATTAATGTAGGAGGTGACCTTGCCTTTCCAAAGATAATTCTCCTCATATATTTCCTCTGGGGATAGTAGCTTCTCAGATAAAAAAGGGGGATCGTAAAAGTTGTATAAGAAAGCAAACCAAGAATTCCATGCACCAAATATCAACACATGTAGATCTGTTCTGGTAATCATGACCAGTAGTATTTagccattatatttatatatatatatatatatatatatatatatatatatatatatatatatatatatatatatatatatatatatatatatatcgcattatACTTCAGGAAACTGTtaaggttgctaagatgaattaaacaaaataccTCATTtgactttttaatcttttgttcctGACATTACAGACATGAGAAAGGGcatggaaatggaataaaaaaatcctcCCAATTCCTAGCCCAGGTCATGGCAGTGTTTACATtgcctaataaatatatataaattaataaatagataaataaataaacaagtaaatatacaGATGTGCCCACATATAGtctagactatatatatatatatatatatatatatatatatatatatatatatatatatatatatatatatatatatatatgtgtgtgtgtgtgtgtgtgtgtgtgtgtgtgtgtgtgtgtgtaaattagaCCTAATAGGTCTTAACTTCTGGATCCCATCATACTTTTTGGATGCACTCGTCACCACAAGGCCTCCAGCCCTAATGGGgaaacattcacacatatataaatagacacagatagacagacaggtatgTGTACGCGTGTGTTTAAAGACTGATAATCTTTATAAGCGATAGGGTATTTCCTTTACGGGCACATCAgccatttttctttctataaatacCACCTGTCAGATTACCTGAATGGTATTATGCATACCGTTTTCTTTATACATCATAGTTTTCTCCCTTTGATCACGATATCGTTGATGATCAGGCTTCCCAACAGTCACAGCTGTGAGGCTCCTTCTTCGAGACTCAGGAACTTTCGGCAGAAAGCTTTTTGCGGCCGTCTGAAACATCGGTAAGCAGCCAGTCCTCCTTAATCATGTCGGCAGCCTTCTCTGCAATCATCATCGTCGGGGAGTTGGTGTTTCCCGTCGTCACTCGGGGCATGATCGACGCGTCTGCTACGCGGAGACCTTGCACCCCACGGACTCTGCCGAAGAGAGGAACGCAGACGGAGGTGAAATCATctcgtaaaatgaaaaaattaaaaatggcagACAAAAAATATAGAGTTTACAGACAGCATCCTTGACCCCACCACAGAGCGATTGTCATATTTCGTTCTCTGCTTGACTGTTGCCCGGGGATTCGTCAGATGATATTCGTCTCTGATACTTGGAAACCATTgcccaaataatatatatatatatatatatatatatatatatatatatatatatatatatatatatatatatatatatatatatatatatatatatatatatatatatatatataatgtcctttaatatcaatatgctctatctcggaaatgatgtattttcatgtatgttacccgaagaaatttttaggtgataataagttcagggattttttagttgataataacttattaccactaaaaaattccccttcgggtaacatgtatgaaaatatattattccgaggtagagcgaattggatattgaaggacatttgtagcttaatgcttgtatatgaatcacggtgatgataaaattcattcattcatatatatatatatatatactttgtatatatatacatatatatatatttattacatgtatatatatatatatatatatatatatatatatatatatatatatatatgtgtgtgtgtgtgtttgtgcatgtgtgcatttatatatatacatgtatatatatatatatatatatatatatatatatatatatatatatatatatatatatatatactatatatacatatatatatatacatgtatatgtatatatatatatatatatatatatatatatatatatatatatatatatatatataatatattatatatatatatatatatatatatatatatatatatatatatatatatagataaagcgACCCCACCGCTTCCTTCGAAGGTGGATGCCACCAGTGTGTTTACAATGTCTTAGCTCCGTGGATCGCTCCCACCAGTTCAGCTGTTaatgggtaccagcatctgcTGGGGTTAAGTAAAAGGGTGAGGGGCTACCAACCTCATCCCTCAAGGCTTACTGAGAAACCAGGAGGCTATACCCCTCTGGCGCCACCTCctccaaaatgaaaaaagattcttggttacaaaatatatatatattattttcagctAACATTTTGGCATGAGGGTATTAGCTACACTCACTTCTCCACTTTGGTTGCATCCCGGTTCAGTCGACTCACTACCATGTACTTAATTTCTTTTAGATGAAACCATCCATTTCTGAAGAATTAGTTTATTTGTATGCATACGtgcacattacatacacacacacacacacacataagatgTGATGATCCAATTTAAGTGTCTCAGGGCAATTTCAACACTCTGGCTACTTTACTGTCTTTCGTCTGCCTTCTCACTTATGTGAAGACACCTGCGACGGGAAAGATAATCGCACTATGACTTGCATCTGTTACATGGCAAAAACAATGTCTATTGAATCGAGACAACTCAGTGACGAAAGTAGAGTAATCATTGAAAGTGAAGATTTCAAGAGCCTATTGGTAGAGGCAATGCGGCTGTtgaaaatcactctctctctatatctatctttctccttctcttccattGTCTTGTACTTCTTCTCTTCCTCGTCTTCAGTGAATTTGGTactcgaaaatctctctctctctctctctctctctctctctctctctctctctctctctctctctctctctctctcttccattaccTTGAATTTGGTACTCTACCAGAAGCGCGGGCTATAAAACCACCTGGAGCACACAAATTGGCGTTAACGTTGCACCTTGCTGTACAGAACGAGGACCTTAACTGATTCAGTGTTTAAACTGCTCAGTTTACATCTGTGGAATTTAGTGCATCCCTCATCCCTCACCTGAGACGGGCGTCCACGACTCCCAGGGGGTCCTCAGGAGGGGCCATCTTGCATGTGCTGGTGAAATGGTAAAATGTCGCTGTCATGTGGCGTATGTAGCATTCCCAGTACTTGTCGCTGTCGTAGACCTCTGTGCTGCATTGCTTCAGTGGCTAAGGAAGAAATAATCTAATCAAAATTGCCAGTATTAATATACATTGTCGTAGTGGCTAAGTGATGAAGAATCTCTCATTTCgatttatattatgtattgttTGAGCGGCTAAGgaagaaataatttctatttaaaattgtcattattaatGTACATTGTCGTAGTGGctaagtaatgaataaaatctaGCTTTGATTTATATTATGCATTGTCGCAGCGGCTAAGAAAGAAATTATCTCTAATCAAAATTGCCAATATTAATATACATTGTCGTAGTGGCTAAGTAATGAAGAATTGTCGTAGTGGCTAAGTAATGAAGAATCTCTAATTTTGATTCATATTATGCAATTTCGCAGGGGCTAAGAACTAAgattaaaactgtcattattaaTAAACATTGTCGTAGTGGCTAAGTAATGAATAACCTCTCATTTCgaattatattatgtattgtCGCAGTGACTAAGAAAGATATTATCTCTAAATTTTGTCATTGTTGATATACATTGTTGTAGTGGCTAAGTAATGAATAAAACctagttttaatttatattatgtattgtcGCAGTTGCTAAGAAAGAAATTATCTCTAAAATTGCCATTGTTGATATACATTGTCGTAGTGGGtaagtaatgaataaaatctaGCTTTGATTTACATTATGTAAGGTCGCAGTGGCTAAGAAAGAAATTATCTCTAAAATTGCCATTGTTGATATACATTGTCATAGTGACTAAGTAATGAAGAATCTCTAATTTTGATTCATATTATGCAATTTCGCAGTGGCTAAGAACTAAGattaaaattgtaattattaatatgcATTGCCGTAGTGGCTAAGTAATGAAGAACccctaatttttattatatattgcattGTCGCAGTGGCTAAGAAAGAAATAATCTCtaattaaaattgtcattattaatatGTATTGTCGTAGTGGCTAAGTTATGAATAATTTCTAATTTCGATTTATGCTGTGCAATGTCGCAGTGGCTAAAGAAACAATCTCCGGTTAATGTTATCATTAATATCTTTATATTGTCGCAGTGGCTATCTTaagttaagattattattattagtatattatcattattaatcatgAATACACATTTTGCATGGGACGATCCAAAATAATCATTAACCAGAATAGCAAGTTTccgaagcaaaagaaaaaattagcgaggaaaattaaaaatacaataaaaaaaattaatagagataaggcaattaagaataaaatcaagTTTGGGGTTTGTTAATAGTTTCACTTTACCTGAATGGCATGAGAGCCCGCTGAATCGCTTTGATGAATAAATTGGATACTGAGAATTCTAAAAACCGAACACACTTTAAATGCTATTATACTTTTTCTGTGATTTCACAGCATAAAGTCGTGCTATTCGTGATGTAAGAGAGTTGTTTATATTatcctttaaaaggaaaatcaggTGTAAATGGAGTGCCATTTTTAACTTAAATGATTAACGTTGTAAAAGGAGGAAGCATTAAACTTAtagtgtgctttttttttagctgacgtAGAATACTCGCAGTCAATACCATTGAAGTTAATCCTGATTGGTGGAAGCTCATGCTTCTCTCCACCTGTCAGAGGTTACACTTGAAAACCAtcggccaatcagaagcaagCTAGAACCTCCTGTTATGTCGGCCGGGAATACTCACCGTCACCTCCGATAAAAATCAGACTGTTTTATCAAATGTGTTTCTTGTTTATCGCTACTCACCTTGTTATGGAATTTAGCTTCGAGATCCTCCACCATTCGAGTAGTGTTGCCGATGGCCTTGACTACTCTGACAGCTGGGAAGACATGTTAAAAAAGCAAAACTCAATAGAGAAATATCTCAGCCAAACATTCATGAATTATTTCTCTCAAGGTTCGCGAGTCAAATTCAAGGGGAAATAAGCtgtcttgaaattattattctttgaaatttcataagaaattgaTCAGCTGACCTTAAACAATAGTTATTTTAAATGACATTAATGACATAGAATTACGAAGAGGGTAAAATAATTTGCATTCCTTAATTCTAAAAGTCTAGCAAAAAATCCTTCGGTTGGTGAAGATTCTTAGGATTTATCAGAAGGTAAAAGCATTTCTCACTTAATCGCCAAAAGGTGAAGAGTTTAGTTCATTAAATTAAATAGTTCTTCGGGTATTGCACAACCATTATACCAAACCAACACCAATTCGTTCCACGTACTTTTCCAGTTCTCAAGATTCATCAACATCATCAACTAACTAGATTCTAGGTAACCGTGCCCTTCCAGTTAACAATAGAGGTTTATAGTGACCAGCAGGGCATTCCCATGAGAAACATTACTCTGAATCTACCTCAACTCACCTTTAATGAGAGTGGCAACGTCCGCTGGATTAGAAAGGTACTTTGGGTCAATGAGAGGGAGAGCGTTTGGATCGTTCGACGCCAATCTTACAGTGCCACTGGACTCCGGCCGAAGGGGAAAAGGGTCCATGCAAAATCCTTCATTTCCATAGAGCTCCCTGAACTGCTCCAAGTAGACCTGCAATCGTAAGGAAAAAGCTTTTAAGGATCGTCTTCGAGTATCCTACAAGGGTCTATCAGTTCAGATGAACTAGTTAACCTACTATGAGCCAGATAGGATCAAGAAAGCTTACTTTAGGGCTTCTGCCTTACTACATGTTAAGATAGAGATAATCTTTTTAAAGTTTGCGCTCTTGTGATATCTGTACTGCCACACGGAAAAACATAACTGGTTCTACCATTACAAAGCAGATATTCGGACAAACAAAAACTGatgattatacatatgtatattgttgcatgaattaaaaacaattaatttagcTAAATCCAACTTCGGTATCGTCCCCAAGTCATCAGTAGATTACCATTAGGCCTACCTGCTTCCTCAAATTGTAAGCGGAAGGATAGAATATTCCCAGGTCATACGTTGGCAACACTGAACTCAGGAAAATAATGACGTCTGGCCACGTGGGGTCAATGCCCCCGTTCACGTTGATGAAGGCGTTAGGATTGTCACCTGGGTATTCGGACACGGGACCTGAAGAAGCATTAACAGAATAAATGTCGTAAATTAGCACCAGTTACTCCAGGCCAAATATGGACGTGCAGGAATTCTTGACTTTcttcaaattgtaaaaaaaaaagttaagtacatcttagtttaaccagaccactgagctgattaacagctctcctagggctggcccgaaggattggacttattttacgtggctaagaaccaactggttacctagcaacgggacctacagcttattgtggaatccgaaccacattgtaccgagaaatgaatttctatctccagaaataaattcctctaattcttcattggccgaccggagactcgaactcgggcttagcagagtgttagccgagaactctaccgactgggccaacgaggaacttcaaattgtaaagatttctctctctctctctctctctctctctctctctctctctctctctctctctctctctctctctttgtaatgcTGAAACATACTGATACAGGTTAATATGTTTCCCTGAAagtattataatcataattacattacaaatggagagagagagagagagagagagagagagagagagagagaaagtaatgaaaacaaattctGTGTCCTCTGAGCTAGTACTTGTCAGGTGCATCTGCACTGAAGTCAAACATGTCGTGCACACGTCGGCAATTTAACCTGCATACGCATCAGTTAAAAAATTACCggtagttctaaccagtgttTCATGCAATTAtgcagcatttgccaaagattcgccCTCCACTTGCTaaggtcgctgacttgttttcaacccgcttgtaatatgtatgcaacaagttgccgacatgtgtttatgacaggTTTTATTGTAGTGTAGTCACACCCCAAACTTACCATTGTTTTTTATAAGAAGATTGTTGAAAATTTTAACACGGTTCTTTACTTGGTCGAAATCTTCAAAAAGCGATAATTTCAATTGCCAGTTTGCTTGAAAcaattatttacttcattttcagtCAAGAGATGGCATTCCGGTTGATTAGGAGTAAATGGGTATTAGACTGGGTGGAAACAATTAGAATATGTACTGTTCACCTCCTCTTATGACATAGACTCCTGTACCCTTTCCCTGTGTCTAAATTCAGTTCCTGTACatgaaattattctgaaaaacttCTGCCTTGTAAAACTAGAATAGATAAAGTTGACAAAAAAATAGGGCACTTTTAGTGTGCACATTACCCCCAAAAAATCAAGAACATCCGAGTCCAATTTCGGCAGGAAATGAGCAGTCTCTCAATCAGGTAAAAAACGTAACTTCTCAGAatcacttttcataaaaaaaaaaattgttaggcaaatcatattttgaaactgaagaaaaacttaCAACTCGACCTGTCACAGAAAACAGAAAGCAGTTTGTGGGGTAATCATTAGGTCTGCCAGAAAAAAACCAGCCTGCTAAGTTTTTTATCAGTCAATTCTTCTGTCACTGAATAACGTAATACCGATGTTTACAGTTGCTTATAAGAGCAGATGCATACGCTTGCCTTTCAGCTAACACCACGGAAGAAAATGAACAAGTCTTTTGGAAAATTACCCTGTACGTTATACAGTACTTATATTACCCTGCAGTTTTTCTGAACGCATCGTTCTTAATATGCTCCGTGTTTCTAAGAAGTGCAATTAACGTCAATTTAACTCACAGATACTAGCATACACCCTTTCTTGCTTAAGGCCAGTTTGCGGTGTAGACAAAGAaccttattttggaattttcccTCAGGCTACGTAATTACCTGTTCGGTATTTGGCGAATTCTATTATAGCAGAAAGTGTGAGTTCCTTCACAGGATTCGGCAATACCCCTTTCCTCGCGGTCCAGCAGAGCCCAATGGGACCCACGTGATCTTGGAGGTTCATTCCCACTCCTGGAACGTCTGCTACGACATCCACCTGGAAAGAAGGTCCAGTAACATGGCGTCTCTGGGTCAGAATTCATAGTTCATCTCTATTTCATGGCTTCGGCTATATTTCATAAGACACTGGTATTCCACGAGACTTGTTGTATTCCCATGAGACTTgccagattttatatttcatgagacatgtcttatttcatgaaatttgtccTTTTCCATTAGAACTTCCCTGTTTCATGGGACTGGTATGATTTCGTGTCCATATTACATTTGATTCTTCACTTTCTATAAGCACTgttatatttcatgaaatgttaCATTTCTCAGTGCGTCAAGGCTAAAGAGATCTGGCATATTCTATGAgttttcataattaatatattatataatgcaaattTTCCTATGCATATGTAAAATGAAGGccatattccaaatatttttataacatggGTTCAgtcaataattaataaaagtgtTTACATTATGGTATTGCAAGTGTTCCCTAGGACCAACGCCTGAAAGCATCAGCACTTTCGGCGACTCAAAAACTCCTGCAGACACGATGACCTCTCGTTTGGCGCCGATGGTGAATATCTGAAACGAAATGTCACTAGAATAATATGTTTAGCTCGAATTCAGCAGAATATGGCAAATTCCTGTCAGTTTGTCgaagaacttgaggaaagatCAAAACATAGATGGCTCTCGTTTATAGTAAAACTGTCAATTTTGTGTGTACAATTGGATCTAAGTGCATGGAAAGGAACAGCCATTAGGTGGAGCCATTAGGCAGTGAACAGACTTGAAATCCAAATGAAGGAAACCACTGAAAAAAAGGAGTGTGTCAAACAATCCCTCTTATAGTGCATTGAAACAATTCTGAAAACGACTGAAAGGGCACAGATGTCGGCGGGTTAGGCCAAAGGCTGGAAAAGATACCTAATTTGCCACGGCAGTGAGACTACTGTTTATCAGCCTTACTCTGTTTACCAGCTGAGGGAAGTGGTTCAGCTTCAAGGATTTCGGGATATCCCTTGGCTTTTACCTGCTTCCATAGATCTTCACTATGTCTTCATGTCAAATGCCTCATAATGAATGTCGTTCGTGGAACACATACCATGAGCCGTAATGTTGCATAGAATTAACATTCTGTGGCATGTTAATTGCAAAAACAAGCCAGTGTCTGTCTGACAATGTAGCTGTGTAATAAATCTCAATAACTATCAGTTAGTAGGCTCTCTACATAGCTAGTTTTATATCCATAGGATAGATTACTCACTAAATCAATGTGCTTACCTTGCCATAGCGTTCAAATTGCACACCAACTGCTCTTTTTTCGTCGTTGAAAATAACCTGGAAAGTGAATAAACCAATGTATGTAGTACAGACCTCCACTTCAGTATAAGTTGCATTAACTGATTTCAAGATAAGGTCATATCACGGCAGCACTGACTGTGACCTTGTTGTTATATGCAGCACAGACCTTAACGTCAGTTTCAAGTATATCAGTTGATTTCAAGGCAAGTTTATATCACGGCAGCGCTCAACAAAATAAGATCAGTAGTAAATAACTCAAATCAAGTAGTAGATCAGGACCAGTGCTGATCTTAAATCTAACTAGTGAAACATTTTAAACTAGAGATTTACCAAAATAATACAGTTGGAAAATAAGCATATATTGTAAGCATCCGTTGCTGGCAACGAGAAAATGTAAAGCATAAGTTGTAAATATAGAAGAATTAAGAAAGTGATGATGTCAGATACCTTATGAACCATAGCGCTGTGAAGAACGTCCAGGTTGGGTCGTCTTGAGGAGTCCTTGAGGTATTCGTGGGCTGTTGAAGAGCGTAGACCCTCTTTGCTATTTATAATCAGTTTTGCAAAGCCTTTTGAGAAAACGGAAAACAAAGTTATAtctctcatatttctttcattcagCTTAGCTTGCTATACatctaaattttaaattaaagccGGTTTTCTATAAGCGTACCGAGATATGTACTAGCATTAAAATGCATTCTTGTTCATTAAAATGGTTATGTAAATGTAGATTTGTTGTTGATTGAAGGCTAAGCGCAATGAGGATAGTATCActaatttcaaactgatttaaGTTTTATACTCTTACCCTAATGGCTGCAAATATGCTATTAAAAATACctgattatatctattttttctggCAGGCGCTAGCGTCCTAAATCATTGacaacaaaaactgaaataacgCAAAAACTTATATACATTTCAGAAGACATTCAAGACACGTCTGTCTGAAACACAGTTATGTAGAGATACAATAAAATGTcagtaacaaaacaataaaaatgagatgCATGAAATGGGAGGtccatcaaaaataaacaaagaaaataatgaagacgctgaatattttcatgtactaTTCTGGACAGTTcctaaagaaaaatgaagacatcGCGGCATCATCAACCTCGGGGTATATAAGTAGTGTTTCGAAAAAGTTCTTTTCAAACCTTACCTAATTGCTGAGGTCCGTTGTAGTCCTCCAGCACAGGATACCCAAGCTGGGCACCACCAGACAAAAAGGCATCGGTGAGGGGTCCTCCTTTTGTTGGGGTAACACCAATTGGACCTGAATTCCCATAGTACTCGTCTATGGAAAAGATAATTTGatctttgttattctttattattacatTGATTCAATTCAACTAGAACTTCCATTGTACAATTCTTTAAAAAGGGTAGATTTTTGATGACTGTCACTCAAGGGACAAAGTTTAAGATAGTTTATGGTAGTTTACAGCAGTATAatgatattacagtaaaagaacacttgttgtttttatcattaagTGTTAATTCAGTATGTGTTTTATGTTGCTATATGGCTCTAACCTtttttgttcatcattttatTACAGTACAAAATCTGTTTTGAATGATGAGGACACATCTCAACGGGAAATATTAGATAAGAGTTCTACCACTGGCAAAGGTAAGTGTTACCCTTCTGTATAAGATTCACTGTCATCCACATATGTATTTCTGTGTGCTTAAATGTCACAGATCTTCATGTGATTTCATTGTCAGGAGGAGccacaggaaatgtttaaaaagaaaaaagggagtgTCCAGTATTTTCGTGTCCTTCACACATCTGCGGAACACAAAAGGAAACGaagtatataatacataagaAAGAAAGCTCTTACATAGaagtatgataataaaaattatttactttatgaccctttgtgccccgaagatgtgtaaAATGCGGTAAAGTACTCGGCATTCAGTTACTTCCTTTAAACTGCTCCGTTGTTTCAGCTGGTATTTCTGTTTGTAACGCAAATAGTCTGTGA from the Macrobrachium rosenbergii isolate ZJJX-2024 chromosome 43, ASM4041242v1, whole genome shotgun sequence genome contains:
- the LOC136829034 gene encoding glucose dehydrogenase [FAD, quinone]-like, encoding MIPEDFFARSLGIVILPILRLLVILLLKDIAQYEIADVISLEYDFIVVGSGTAGTIIASRLSEMKDWKVLLLEAGSIPSPDSYIVPFISAQFIAGNPSIWRHKTVPQQYSNLNFIEQRGLAPAGRVLGGGSTINGLSYVRGSRQDFDNWAALGNPGWDYQSVLKYFQKFESYNGPAGPQNEYYGNSGPIGVTPTKGGPLTDAFLSGGAQLGYPVLEDYNGPQQLGFAKLIINSKEGLRSSTAHEYLKDSSRRPNLDVLHSAMVHKVIFNDEKRAVGVQFERYGKIFTIGAKREVIVSAGVFESPKVLMLSGVGPREHLQYHNVDVVADVPGVGMNLQDHVGPIGLCWTARKGVLPNPVKELTLSAIIEFAKYRTGPVSEYPGDNPNAFINVNGGIDPTWPDVIIFLSSVLPTYDLGIFYPSAYNLRKQVYLEQFRELYGNEGFCMDPFPLRPESSGTVRLASNDPNALPLIDPKYLSNPADVATLIKAVRVVKAIGNTTRMVEDLEAKFHNKPLKQCSTEVYDSDKYWECYIRHMTATFYHFTSTCKMAPPEDPLGVVDARLRVRGVQGLRVADASIMPRVTTGNTNSPTMMIAEKAADMIKEDWLLTDVSDGRKKLSAESS